In Elusimicrobiaceae bacterium, a genomic segment contains:
- a CDS encoding HAD-IB family phosphatase, protein MTSKPEKWAVVADFDGTVSMKDVSDELCFHFKTASRAGIRGSYAPGVKVEDWLAASFGAITARRGEIEKFVSGFARPRAGARRFYEYCRRNGLPFEIASGGLDIYIAPLLEKWGLGDSRYFCAAVTPARPAGYSVNYRKMLGRAATVDEFKAQRVRRLKKQGFRVLFCGDGTSDLLAALEADAVFARFKLARLCARAGKKTKRLVSFDAALKFLKDREHASGAV, encoded by the coding sequence ATGACTTCGAAACCCGAAAAATGGGCGGTGGTGGCCGATTTCGACGGCACGGTTTCCATGAAAGATGTTTCTGACGAATTATGCTTTCATTTCAAAACCGCCAGCCGGGCCGGGATACGCGGCTCCTACGCGCCGGGCGTGAAAGTCGAGGACTGGCTAGCAGCCTCGTTCGGCGCCATAACCGCGCGGCGCGGCGAAATTGAAAAATTTGTTTCCGGATTTGCGCGCCCGCGCGCGGGTGCGCGCAGATTTTACGAATATTGCAGGCGGAACGGACTCCCTTTTGAAATAGCGAGCGGCGGGCTTGATATTTACATCGCGCCTCTGCTGGAAAAATGGGGGCTTGGCGACAGCCGGTATTTCTGCGCCGCGGTCACTCCCGCGCGGCCGGCCGGGTACAGTGTAAACTACCGGAAAATGCTCGGCCGCGCCGCGACGGTGGACGAATTCAAGGCACAGCGGGTTCGCCGACTGAAAAAACAGGGGTTCAGAGTGCTTTTCTGCGGCGACGGGACAAGCGATCTTCTGGCCGCGCTTGAGGCCGACGCGGTATTCGCGCGCTTCAAACTCGCGCGGCTGTGCGCGCGGGCCGGGAAAAAAACGAAACGCCTTGTCAGCTTTGACGCGGCGCTTAAATTTTTAAAGGACAGAGAACATGCATCCGGAGCTGTTTAA
- a CDS encoding septum formation initiator family protein, with product MKKLRKYWIYIAVAATALFLATRSDFRVLILNSIELHRLKGENARLDAEYDRLAAEHKKLQDSDRYLERVARKELNMTKPGELEYRFDPPGKTDSHDNQGNSD from the coding sequence ATGAAAAAATTGCGGAAATACTGGATCTATATCGCGGTCGCGGCTACGGCGCTGTTTCTGGCGACCCGCAGCGATTTCCGGGTGCTGATTCTCAACAGCATCGAACTGCACCGGCTCAAGGGCGAAAACGCCCGGCTGGACGCGGAATATGACAGGCTGGCGGCCGAGCATAAAAAACTTCAGGACTCGGACCGGTATCTGGAGCGCGTCGCCCGGAAAGAGCTGAACATGACCAAGCCCGGCGAACTGGAATACCGGTTCGACCCGCCCGGGAAAACGGATAGCCATGACAATCAGGGTAATTCAGATTGA
- the eno gene encoding phosphopyruvate hydratase, whose amino-acid sequence MKTKITKITAREILDSRGFPTVETEVLLADGSVGRAAVPSGASTGSHEALELRDGGKRYNGKGVLKAVRNVARIEKAVKGMDALKIRALDETLLRLDGTANKSKLGANAMLSVSMAALRAGAASKKTALYKHIRAAYSIKEKNYLLPAPMLNIINGGKHADSGLDVQEFMIVPVGAPNFSEALRKAAEIYQQLKKLLASRKMTVSVGDEGGFAPQIRRHEDVLKTIMEAVRNAGYCDKDVKIALDCAASEFCHDGTYVFEGRKCDARQMTATYAEWVKKYPIISIEDPLAEDDWDGWKHLTDKLTSKISIIGDDLFVTNPGRLEEGISRQIANAILIKLNQIGTVTETVDVIKTAHKAGYTCVISHRSGETEDAFIADLAVAANAGAIKTGAPCRSERLCKYNQLLRIENELGAKAKYAKGRVFKAVK is encoded by the coding sequence ATGAAAACCAAAATAACCAAAATAACTGCCAGAGAAATTCTTGACTCCCGCGGCTTTCCCACGGTGGAAACGGAAGTGCTTCTTGCCGACGGATCAGTGGGCCGCGCCGCGGTCCCCAGCGGCGCGTCAACCGGAAGCCATGAGGCGCTCGAACTGCGCGACGGCGGCAAACGCTACAACGGCAAAGGCGTGCTCAAGGCTGTCAGAAACGTCGCCCGGATTGAAAAGGCGGTCAAAGGAATGGATGCGCTGAAAATCCGCGCGCTTGACGAAACCCTGCTCAGGCTCGACGGCACCGCCAACAAAAGCAAGCTCGGCGCCAACGCGATGCTGAGCGTTTCCATGGCCGCGCTCAGAGCCGGAGCCGCCAGCAAAAAAACCGCCCTTTACAAACACATCCGCGCCGCCTATTCAATAAAGGAAAAAAACTATCTGCTGCCCGCGCCGATGCTTAACATCATAAACGGCGGCAAGCACGCCGATTCCGGGCTGGACGTGCAGGAGTTCATGATCGTGCCGGTCGGCGCGCCGAATTTTTCCGAAGCGCTGCGCAAGGCGGCGGAAATCTACCAGCAGCTGAAAAAACTGCTCGCGTCGCGCAAAATGACCGTATCCGTAGGCGACGAAGGCGGGTTCGCGCCCCAGATCAGGCGGCATGAAGACGTGCTCAAAACCATCATGGAGGCCGTGCGCAACGCGGGCTATTGCGACAAGGACGTTAAAATCGCGCTCGACTGCGCCGCCAGCGAATTCTGCCATGACGGAACATATGTGTTCGAGGGCAGGAAATGCGACGCCCGGCAGATGACCGCGACCTACGCCGAATGGGTGAAGAAATATCCGATCATTTCAATAGAAGACCCTCTTGCGGAGGACGACTGGGACGGCTGGAAGCACCTGACCGACAAACTGACATCAAAAATCAGCATAATCGGCGACGACCTGTTTGTCACCAACCCCGGCAGGCTCGAAGAGGGCATCAGCCGCCAGATCGCCAACGCGATCCTCATCAAGCTCAACCAGATCGGCACCGTGACCGAAACGGTGGACGTGATCAAAACCGCGCACAAAGCCGGTTATACCTGCGTCATTTCGCACCGGTCGGGTGAAACGGAAGACGCGTTCATCGCCGATCTGGCGGTCGCCGCCAACGCCGGCGCGATCAAAACGGGCGCGCCCTGCCGGTCGGAACGGCTGTGCAAATACAACCAGCTGCTCCGGATTGAAAACGAACTGGGCGCCAAAGCGAAATACGCCAAAGGCCGCGTTTTCAAAGCGGTGAAGTGA
- a CDS encoding MBL fold metallo-hydrolase, whose product MTIRVIQIETGRMANFSYLVCAENAGRAVLVDPSWDMAKLEKHAAREKVAIEACLLTHGHYDHSMQLAPLLEKLGIKAHIDERDIFMLEDLPQRLLAPLNSATKLELAGLTIEVVPTPGHSPGSVCYIMDGNIFTGDTLFTGACGRVDLPGSDPRAMTESLRRIATLDPALVMWPGHAYGTVNSITLGAETKTNPYIKFALRGITPAE is encoded by the coding sequence ATGACAATCAGGGTAATTCAGATTGAAACGGGCCGCATGGCCAATTTCTCCTATCTGGTCTGCGCCGAAAACGCCGGCAGGGCGGTGCTGGTGGATCCGTCGTGGGATATGGCGAAACTGGAAAAGCATGCGGCGCGGGAAAAAGTCGCCATAGAAGCCTGCCTGCTGACACACGGGCATTATGATCATTCGATGCAACTCGCGCCATTGCTTGAAAAGCTCGGCATCAAGGCGCATATTGACGAACGCGACATTTTCATGCTCGAAGATCTGCCGCAGCGCCTTCTCGCTCCGTTAAACAGCGCCACGAAACTTGAACTGGCCGGCCTGACAATTGAAGTCGTCCCCACGCCGGGCCATTCGCCCGGCTCGGTCTGTTACATCATGGACGGCAATATTTTTACCGGCGACACGCTTTTCACGGGCGCCTGCGGCCGGGTGGATCTGCCCGGCTCGGATCCGCGCGCGATGACGGAAAGCCTGCGCAGGATCGCCACGCTTGATCCGGCGCTTGTCATGTGGCCGGGCCACGCGTACGGAACCGTAAACTCAATTACGCTGGGCGCGGAAACGAAAACCAATCCTTACATAAAATTCGCGCTGCGCGGCATAACGCCGGCCGAATGA